A window of the Microvirga terrae genome harbors these coding sequences:
- a CDS encoding metallophosphoesterase family protein, translated as MSDEPEQTMKVAAMGDLHVREDNAESYRELFGEISREADVLVLAGDLTDLGKPKEAELLAQDLKACSIPVVGVLGNHDYECGAHEEVAQILRDAGMKLLDGQSIEIDGVGFVGVKGFAGGFGRRMLGYFGEPAMKQFVNETMNETLRLENAMRHVRAKRSMVILHYAPIAETIESEPLEIYPFLGSSRLAETIDRFKVNAIVHGHAHRGRFEGRTPGGQPVYNVAKHIEKPTGKPYAIIEI; from the coding sequence ATGAGTGACGAACCAGAGCAGACCATGAAGGTCGCCGCCATGGGCGACCTTCACGTCCGTGAAGACAATGCCGAATCCTACCGCGAGCTCTTCGGGGAAATCTCCCGGGAGGCGGATGTGCTGGTGCTCGCCGGCGATCTGACCGATCTCGGCAAGCCCAAGGAGGCGGAGCTTCTCGCGCAGGATCTGAAAGCCTGCTCGATCCCGGTCGTCGGCGTGCTCGGCAACCACGATTACGAATGCGGCGCGCACGAAGAGGTGGCGCAGATCCTGCGCGATGCCGGCATGAAGCTGCTCGACGGGCAATCGATCGAGATCGACGGCGTCGGCTTCGTGGGCGTCAAGGGTTTCGCCGGCGGCTTCGGGCGGCGCATGCTGGGCTATTTCGGCGAGCCGGCCATGAAGCAGTTCGTCAACGAGACCATGAACGAGACCCTGCGGCTCGAAAACGCCATGCGCCATGTCCGCGCCAAGCGCTCCATGGTGATCCTGCACTATGCGCCCATCGCCGAGACGATCGAAAGCGAGCCGCTGGAGATCTATCCGTTCCTGGGCTCGTCGCGACTGGCCGAGACCATCGACCGCTTCAAGGTCAACGCCATCGTGCACGGACACGCCCATCGTGGCCGCTTCGAAGGCCGCACGCCCGGCGGGCAGCCGGTCTACAACGTCGCCAAGCATATCGAGAAGCCGACCGGAAAGCCCTACGCGATCATCGAGATCTGA
- a CDS encoding DUF3309 family protein, with amino-acid sequence MAISTILLILVILLLIGAVPAWPYSRGWGYGPSGLLGVVLLILIILLLMGRL; translated from the coding sequence ATGGCAATCAGCACCATCCTGCTCATTCTCGTCATCCTGCTGCTCATCGGCGCGGTGCCGGCCTGGCCTTACAGCCGAGGCTGGGGCTATGGCCCGAGCGGGCTCCTGGGCGTGGTCCTGCTCATCCTCATCATCCTGCTGCTGATGGGGCGGCTCTGA
- a CDS encoding sigma-70 family RNA polymerase sigma factor, with amino-acid sequence MSIDIDLRDSMLKATPNLRAFAISLTNNVDRADDLVQETLMRAIANIDRFQPGTNMQAWLFTILRNLFHSEYRKRRREVEDADGKYAAALSVQPDQLPHLDFEDLQKALARLPHDQREALLLVGASGFSYEQAAEICGCAVGTIKSRVNRARNRLAELMHFTDMEEDLGPDRVTLSVMHAVA; translated from the coding sequence ATGAGTATCGACATCGATTTGCGCGACTCCATGCTCAAGGCGACCCCGAACCTGCGCGCCTTCGCCATTTCCCTCACCAACAACGTGGACCGCGCCGACGACCTCGTCCAGGAAACCCTGATGCGGGCGATCGCCAACATCGATCGCTTCCAGCCCGGCACGAACATGCAGGCCTGGCTCTTCACCATCCTGCGCAACCTGTTCCATTCCGAATACCGCAAGCGCCGCCGCGAGGTCGAGGATGCGGACGGCAAGTATGCGGCCGCCCTCTCGGTGCAGCCGGACCAGCTGCCCCATCTCGATTTCGAGGATCTGCAGAAGGCTCTCGCCCGCCTGCCCCACGACCAGCGCGAGGCGCTGCTGCTGGTGGGAGCCTCGGGCTTCTCCTACGAGCAGGCGGCAGAGATCTGCGGTTGCGCGGTCGGCACCATCAAGAGCCGGGTCAACCGCGCGCGCAACCGGCTGGCCGAGTTGATGCACTTCACCGACATGGAGGAGGATCTCGGCCCCGACCGCGTCACCCTGTCGGTGATGCACGCGGTCGCGTGA
- a CDS encoding type 1 glutamine amidotransferase domain-containing protein, whose translation MPDIKQAKILIMATDGFEESELTVPQEKLSDAGATVEVAAPKSRMKSGKIYGWDKTDWGKTVSVDKDIDDVNPAEYDALVLPGGQINPDKLRVEPKALEIIRAFYSSGKTVAAICHAPWLLIEAGVIKGKQCTSYHSIKTDVINAGGQWRDETVVTDKGLITSRNPGDLDAFVSKIIEEVREGSHAGRRQAAE comes from the coding sequence ATGCCTGACATCAAACAGGCCAAAATCCTCATCATGGCCACCGACGGCTTCGAGGAGTCGGAGCTGACGGTCCCGCAGGAGAAGCTGTCGGACGCGGGAGCGACGGTCGAAGTGGCCGCTCCGAAATCGCGCATGAAATCCGGCAAGATCTACGGCTGGGACAAGACGGATTGGGGCAAGACCGTGTCGGTGGACAAGGACATCGACGACGTGAACCCTGCCGAGTACGACGCGCTCGTCCTCCCCGGCGGCCAGATCAACCCCGACAAGCTGCGCGTCGAGCCGAAGGCACTCGAGATCATCCGGGCCTTCTACTCCTCGGGCAAGACCGTCGCGGCCATCTGCCATGCGCCCTGGCTGCTCATCGAGGCGGGCGTGATCAAGGGCAAGCAGTGCACGTCCTATCACTCCATCAAGACCGACGTGATCAATGCGGGCGGACAATGGCGCGACGAGACCGTGGTGACCGACAAGGGTCTCATCACCAGTCGCAACCCGGGAGATCTCGACGCCTTCGTGAGCAAGATCATCGAGGAGGTGCGCGAGGGCTCTCATGCGGGCCGACGTCAGGCCGCCGAGTAA
- a CDS encoding Tim44 domain-containing protein, translating to MMNFASRRSRVMVALAAALVLAGSAAEARVGRGSGSFGSRGARTYTAPPATRTAPDAAAPIQRSQIPNQSPTMSRPGTPAPNVAQPRRFGFGTGLMAGLFGAGLLGMLFGHGFFGGLGGLASILGLLLQVGLVVLLVSFAMKWFRRRQQPAFAGPNGDQGYARSMGGSVPPTGGRPMGGGLGGGLGGLGGALGGALGGRPQQAQARPGVRDEIGIGEKDYAAFERGLVEMQDAYSREDVAKLWQLATPEMAGYIQEELNDNAARGVVNKLSNVRLNQGDLSEAWREGAADYATVAMRFGITDVMADRATGRVVEGDPNRVEEATELWTFRRDQGGPWKISAIQQA from the coding sequence ATGATGAACTTTGCTTCTCGCCGCAGCCGAGTGATGGTCGCCCTGGCGGCTGCCCTGGTCCTCGCCGGTAGTGCGGCGGAGGCTCGCGTCGGGCGGGGGAGCGGCAGCTTCGGATCGCGCGGCGCACGCACCTATACGGCCCCGCCGGCGACCCGCACGGCGCCCGACGCCGCGGCCCCGATCCAGCGCTCGCAGATCCCGAACCAGAGCCCGACCATGTCCCGTCCCGGCACCCCGGCTCCGAACGTGGCGCAGCCGCGCCGCTTCGGCTTCGGTACGGGCCTGATGGCCGGTCTGTTCGGCGCGGGCCTTCTGGGCATGCTGTTCGGTCACGGCTTCTTCGGGGGCCTCGGCGGTCTCGCGTCGATCCTGGGCCTTCTGCTCCAGGTCGGCCTCGTGGTCCTGCTGGTCTCCTTCGCCATGAAATGGTTCCGCCGGCGCCAGCAGCCGGCCTTTGCCGGCCCGAACGGTGACCAGGGCTACGCTCGATCCATGGGCGGCAGCGTGCCGCCGACCGGCGGGCGCCCCATGGGCGGCGGCTTAGGCGGTGGTCTGGGCGGTCTCGGCGGTGCCCTTGGCGGCGCTCTCGGCGGCCGGCCGCAGCAGGCGCAGGCCCGACCGGGCGTGCGCGACGAGATCGGCATCGGCGAGAAGGATTACGCGGCTTTCGAGCGGGGCCTCGTCGAGATGCAGGATGCCTATTCGCGGGAAGACGTCGCCAAGCTGTGGCAGCTCGCGACTCCCGAAATGGCGGGCTATATCCAGGAAGAGCTCAACGACAATGCGGCCCGCGGCGTCGTGAACAAGCTCTCCAACGTGCGCCTCAACCAGGGCGACCTGTCGGAAGCCTGGCGCGAGGGCGCCGCCGACTACGCGACCGTCGCGATGCGCTTCGGCATCACCGACGTCATGGCCGACCGGGCCACGGGCCGGGTGGTGGAAGGCGATCCGAACCGGGTCGAGGAGGCGACGGAGCTCTGGACGTTCCGGCGCGACCAGGGCGGTCCCTGGAAGATCTCGGCGATCCAGCAGGCCTAA
- a CDS encoding nucleotidyltransferase family protein, whose protein sequence is MAVHDPDLISGAHPGVPMMDAKAEPTLKYPESEAFYAEALRELNHLGLPFLLAGTYALSAYTGITRPTKDLDIFCKAGDYTRVLSHFKSIGYSVEIEDDRWLGKVFKGQYFFDVIFASSNGTMPIGDQWFERARQIEVFGSPVRIVGPTELVWSKCFIQLRHRYDGADVAHTILKAHDQIDWHALLAYMEVHWEVLLMHLLNFRWIYPSERDKVPRWVMDELLDRLAKQLDLPPPQMKVCRGRMFSRIDYEIDVKQWGFADVGGEGEWRNE, encoded by the coding sequence ATGGCAGTTCACGATCCCGATCTCATTTCCGGAGCTCATCCGGGCGTTCCGATGATGGACGCCAAGGCGGAGCCCACCCTCAAATATCCGGAATCCGAAGCGTTCTATGCCGAAGCGCTTCGGGAGCTGAACCACCTCGGATTGCCCTTCCTGCTGGCCGGCACCTATGCGCTATCCGCCTATACGGGCATCACCCGTCCGACCAAGGATCTCGACATCTTCTGCAAGGCCGGCGACTACACGCGCGTCCTGTCCCACTTCAAGAGCATCGGCTATTCCGTCGAAATCGAGGACGACCGCTGGCTCGGCAAGGTCTTCAAGGGCCAGTACTTCTTCGACGTGATCTTCGCCTCGTCGAACGGCACCATGCCGATCGGCGACCAGTGGTTCGAGCGCGCACGCCAGATCGAGGTCTTCGGCTCGCCCGTGCGCATCGTCGGACCGACCGAGCTCGTCTGGTCGAAATGCTTCATCCAGCTGCGCCACCGCTATGACGGCGCCGACGTGGCGCACACGATCCTGAAGGCGCACGACCAAATCGACTGGCACGCCCTGCTCGCCTACATGGAAGTGCATTGGGAGGTGCTGCTCATGCACCTGCTCAACTTCCGCTGGATCTACCCGTCCGAGCGCGACAAGGTTCCGCGCTGGGTCATGGACGAGCTTCTCGACAGGCTCGCCAAGCAGCTCGATCTTCCGCCGCCGCAGATGAAGGTCTGCCGCGGACGGATGTTCTCCCGCATCGATTACGAGATCGATGTCAAGCAATGGGGCTTCGCCGATGTGGGCGGCGAAGGTGAATGGCGGAATGAGTGA
- a CDS encoding cold-shock protein — protein MEQGTVKWYNETKGYGFIQPDNGGKDVFVHATALERAGMRGLREGQKISYELQTDQRTGRQSAVNLQNA, from the coding sequence ATGGAACAGGGAACCGTGAAGTGGTACAACGAAACCAAGGGATATGGTTTCATCCAGCCCGATAACGGCGGCAAGGATGTCTTCGTTCATGCCACGGCGCTTGAGCGCGCCGGCATGCGTGGCTTGCGCGAAGGTCAGAAGATCTCTTACGAGCTTCAGACCGACCAGCGCACCGGCCGCCAGTCTGCAGTGAACCTGCAGAACGCGTAA
- a CDS encoding DUF3072 domain-containing protein, whose protein sequence is MSSHGKTPSRSAVNHKASAEAANPKVNPDPSDNQIKDPDEWVSGDEPMTGAQASYLKTLSEQAHDPKAFDPDLDKAEASKRIDQLKQKQGH, encoded by the coding sequence ATGTCGTCCCATGGTAAAACGCCGAGCCGCTCCGCGGTTAACCATAAAGCTTCCGCAGAGGCAGCCAACCCGAAGGTCAATCCCGACCCGTCCGACAATCAGATCAAGGACCCGGACGAATGGGTGTCCGGCGACGAGCCGATGACGGGCGCCCAAGCGTCGTATCTGAAGACCCTGTCCGAGCAGGCGCACGACCCGAAGGCCTTCGACCCCGATCTCGACAAGGCGGAAGCCTCGAAGCGGATCGATCAGCTGAAGCAGAAGCAGGGTCATTGA
- the infA gene encoding translation initiation factor IF-1 — protein sequence MAKEELITFEGLVTEILPDARYRVQLDNGHEVIAYTAGKMKKNRIKTLAGDRVTVEMSPYDLEKGRLIFRHKDSGASSGPRPPQRGNQQFRRR from the coding sequence ATGGCAAAGGAAGAACTGATCACCTTTGAAGGACTTGTGACCGAAATTCTGCCCGACGCGCGCTACCGCGTGCAGCTCGACAACGGGCACGAGGTCATCGCCTACACGGCCGGCAAGATGAAGAAGAACCGCATCAAGACCCTGGCCGGCGACCGCGTGACCGTCGAGATGTCGCCCTACGACCTCGAGAAGGGCCGGCTCATCTTCCGTCACAAGGATTCGGGTGCCTCTTCCGGTCCGCGTCCGCCGCAGCGCGGCAACCAGCAGTTCCGGCGTCGCTAA
- a CDS encoding branched-chain amino acid aminotransferase: MSATPFDQRDGWIWYDGQIVPWKDAQLHVLSHGLHYGSSVFEGERAYGGEIFKSTEHSERLKKSAQILDFEIPYTVAEIDAAKRLVLEKNGQKDAYLRPVAWRGSEMMGVAAQDNRIHLAIASWEWPSYFDPAQKMKGIRIDMAEYRRPDPATAPSAAKAAGLYMICTISKHKAERKGYADALMLDWQGRVAECTGANVFFIRDGVVHTPIADCFLDGITRRTVIDLAKRRGFGVEERRIMPEELSSFNECFITGTAAEVTPVSEIGPYRFQPGNMTRVLLEDYSAEVQPKSKAA, from the coding sequence ATGTCCGCGACCCCCTTCGATCAGCGTGATGGATGGATCTGGTACGACGGGCAGATCGTACCCTGGAAGGATGCCCAGCTCCATGTCCTGTCGCACGGGCTTCACTACGGATCCTCCGTGTTCGAAGGCGAGCGCGCCTATGGCGGCGAGATCTTCAAGTCGACCGAGCATTCCGAGCGCCTGAAGAAATCGGCCCAGATCCTCGACTTCGAGATCCCCTACACGGTGGCTGAGATCGACGCGGCCAAGCGTCTCGTGCTGGAGAAGAACGGGCAGAAGGACGCCTATCTGCGTCCGGTCGCCTGGCGCGGCTCGGAGATGATGGGCGTCGCCGCGCAGGACAACAGGATCCACCTCGCCATCGCGTCCTGGGAATGGCCGAGCTATTTCGACCCGGCCCAGAAGATGAAGGGCATCCGCATCGACATGGCGGAATACCGCCGGCCCGATCCGGCCACGGCGCCGTCGGCCGCCAAGGCGGCAGGCCTCTACATGATCTGCACCATCTCCAAGCACAAGGCGGAGCGGAAGGGCTATGCCGACGCGCTCATGCTCGACTGGCAGGGCCGCGTGGCCGAATGCACCGGCGCCAACGTGTTCTTCATCCGCGACGGCGTCGTGCACACGCCGATCGCCGACTGCTTCCTCGACGGCATCACCCGCCGCACGGTGATCGACCTCGCCAAGCGCCGCGGCTTCGGGGTCGAGGAGCGCCGGATCATGCCCGAGGAGCTCTCCAGCTTCAACGAGTGCTTCATCACGGGAACGGCCGCGGAAGTGACTCCGGTATCCGAGATCGGTCCCTATCGCTTCCAGCCCGGCAACATGACCAGGGTGCTGTTGGAGGACTATTCGGCCGAGGTTCAGCCCAAGAGCAAGGCGGCTTGA
- a CDS encoding NepR family anti-sigma factor: protein MQKKNPNAMPHDIPEPIPGLRKSESPALSPSVQAQIGQRLRQFYDALALGEQPVPDRFIEIINRLDGVKGEKQQS, encoded by the coding sequence ATGCAGAAAAAGAACCCGAACGCGATGCCTCACGACATTCCAGAACCGATCCCTGGCCTCCGAAAATCCGAATCCCCAGCCTTGAGCCCCTCGGTTCAGGCCCAGATCGGCCAGCGCCTGCGCCAGTTCTACGATGCCCTGGCGCTGGGCGAGCAGCCTGTGCCGGACCGTTTCATCGAGATCATCAACCGGCTCGACGGCGTGAAGGGAGAGAAGCAGCAGTCATGA
- a CDS encoding BON domain-containing protein translates to MANERRYSNPDFDQRDREDDGYIARRGFGNRRAGYDSGSRSGGDDGWRLERDVRERDYGDSAGYGTGGSALDWHDVVGDDRGGSERRVFGSDRRRDPDQFGQDRYGRDRSGQDRYGQESFGRGSRDYNEDRSFFERAGDEVRSWFGDEDAERRRDRDMREAGQHRGRGPKGYQRSDARILEDVNDRLTEDPHLDASEIEVRVENREVTLTGTVNSRFEKRHAEDLAESISGVSHVQNNLRIQQQTDAGIAGTMMSGPGAAGAGSVGLPETAGAGTVGTTRRRTGGSSGGGT, encoded by the coding sequence ATGGCCAACGAACGCCGTTACAGCAATCCGGATTTTGACCAGCGCGACCGCGAGGACGACGGCTACATCGCCCGCCGCGGCTTCGGCAACCGACGCGCGGGATATGACAGCGGCTCCCGTTCCGGCGGGGACGACGGCTGGCGCCTGGAACGGGATGTTCGCGAGCGCGATTATGGCGATTCGGCCGGCTACGGCACCGGCGGCTCGGCGCTCGACTGGCATGACGTGGTGGGCGACGACCGCGGCGGTTCCGAGCGCCGGGTCTTCGGCTCCGACCGCCGCCGCGACCCGGATCAGTTCGGGCAGGACCGCTACGGCCGCGATCGCTCCGGCCAGGATCGCTATGGTCAGGAGAGCTTCGGGCGCGGCTCGCGCGATTACAACGAGGATCGCAGCTTCTTCGAACGGGCCGGCGACGAAGTCCGGTCCTGGTTCGGCGACGAGGACGCGGAGCGCCGCCGCGACAGGGACATGCGCGAGGCCGGCCAGCATCGCGGCCGCGGCCCGAAGGGCTATCAGCGCTCCGATGCCCGCATCCTGGAGGATGTGAACGACCGGCTCACCGAGGATCCGCATCTCGATGCCTCCGAGATCGAGGTGCGGGTGGAGAACCGGGAGGTCACCCTCACGGGCACGGTGAACAGCCGCTTCGAGAAGCGCCATGCGGAGGACCTGGCCGAGTCGATCTCCGGGGTGTCCCACGTGCAGAACAACCTGCGCATCCAGCAGCAAACGGATGCGGGCATCGCCGGCACCATGATGTCGGGGCCGGGCGCCGCCGGCGCCGGCAGCGTGGGACTGCCGGAAACGGCCGGCGCCGGCACGGTCGGCACCACCCGCCGGCGCACGGGCGGGTCCTCGGGCGGCGGCACCTGA
- a CDS encoding Y-family DNA polymerase → MRKPTGLERLYVDFDSFFASAEQHLQPHLRGRPVGVIPVDSEHTGLIAVSREAKVLGVKRGTFVREARRQCPDLVLVTARHEAYVALHHAIVRAIETVVPVKAICSIDEMLCALLPAEWPQALDIGQRVKEAIAHGIGPTLTCSVGLGPNDLLAKIAAEMEKPDGLVALHPNDLPGRLLALDLTDVPGIARGNAARLARAGVGDMAALWRLQPKELRRLWGSVEGERLWMGLHGYTVERPETRRRMFGHGRVLPAEWRSLNGAYAAARVLLAKASARMRRAGFSARALALWLTDRNSAGWYGEERFQPTRDDPSLLGSLSRLFLHAEREEMSRSRSVHVALHDLVPMADIEEDLFGQTPEAQLKRRMEHLSTLADQLNVAHRRTLLHWGPWVTIPGGYAGAKIAFNRIPDAEDF, encoded by the coding sequence ATGCGCAAACCGACGGGTCTCGAGCGGCTCTATGTCGACTTCGATTCCTTCTTCGCCAGCGCCGAGCAGCATCTTCAGCCGCATCTGCGCGGCCGACCTGTCGGGGTGATCCCGGTCGACTCCGAGCATACAGGTCTCATCGCCGTCAGCCGCGAGGCGAAGGTCCTGGGCGTGAAGCGCGGCACCTTCGTGCGCGAGGCCCGCAGACAATGTCCCGACCTCGTTCTCGTCACCGCCCGACACGAGGCCTATGTGGCCCTGCACCATGCCATCGTTCGGGCCATCGAAACGGTCGTACCGGTCAAGGCGATCTGCTCGATCGACGAGATGCTCTGCGCGCTCCTGCCTGCCGAGTGGCCGCAGGCACTGGACATCGGGCAGCGCGTCAAGGAGGCCATCGCCCACGGCATCGGCCCCACCCTCACCTGCTCGGTTGGCCTCGGTCCGAACGATCTTCTGGCCAAGATCGCAGCCGAAATGGAAAAGCCCGACGGCCTCGTGGCGCTTCACCCGAACGACCTGCCAGGCCGTCTGCTCGCTCTTGACCTGACGGACGTTCCCGGCATCGCCCGGGGCAATGCCGCCCGCCTGGCCCGTGCAGGCGTCGGCGACATGGCGGCGCTCTGGCGTCTCCAGCCCAAGGAGCTGCGCCGCCTCTGGGGCAGCGTCGAGGGGGAGCGCCTCTGGATGGGGCTGCACGGCTATACGGTGGAGCGCCCCGAGACCCGGCGGCGGATGTTCGGGCACGGGCGCGTCCTGCCGGCGGAGTGGCGCTCCCTCAACGGCGCCTATGCGGCGGCCCGCGTTCTCCTGGCCAAGGCCTCGGCTCGGATGCGCCGGGCCGGGTTCTCGGCCCGGGCGCTCGCCCTGTGGCTCACCGACCGCAACAGCGCGGGGTGGTACGGGGAGGAGCGTTTCCAGCCGACCCGGGACGACCCGTCCCTGCTGGGCTCCTTGAGCCGCCTCTTTCTCCATGCGGAGCGGGAGGAGATGAGTCGCAGCCGCAGCGTGCACGTTGCGCTGCACGACCTAGTACCCATGGCGGACATCGAGGAGGATCTGTTCGGCCAGACGCCCGAGGCTCAGCTCAAGCGCCGCATGGAGCACCTGTCGACCCTGGCCGATCAGCTCAACGTGGCCCACCGCAGGACGCTGCTGCATTGGGGCCCGTGGGTGACGATCCCCGGCGGCTACGCGGGGGCGAAGATCGCCTTCAACCGCATTCCCGACGCGGAGGATTTTTGA
- a CDS encoding response regulator, with protein sequence MDVRIDIPDHAPHVLVVDDDRRLRDLLTRFLTENGYRVTAAASAAEARAKAGNFVFDALVLDVMMPGETGFDYARSLREHSQVPILMLTARADASDRVTGLEIGADDYLPKPFEPRELLLRLGNILKRTRSAPGAAAADVPEVVHFGPFSYRFDRGELRRGDEVVRITEREREILTILGSHAGDNVPREALAGNGLAANERTVDVQINRLRRKIETDPANPIFLQTVRGIGYRLVIDR encoded by the coding sequence ATGGATGTACGCATCGACATTCCCGACCACGCCCCGCACGTCCTCGTGGTGGACGACGACCGCCGCCTGCGCGACCTCCTGACCCGCTTCCTCACCGAGAACGGCTACCGGGTGACCGCGGCGGCCAGCGCCGCGGAGGCACGGGCCAAGGCAGGCAACTTCGTCTTCGACGCCCTCGTGCTCGACGTGATGATGCCGGGGGAAACCGGGTTCGACTATGCCCGCAGCCTGCGCGAGCATTCCCAGGTGCCCATTCTGATGCTCACGGCGCGGGCCGATGCCTCCGACCGGGTCACGGGCCTCGAGATCGGCGCGGACGACTATCTCCCGAAACCCTTCGAGCCGCGCGAGCTGCTGCTGCGCCTCGGCAATATTCTGAAGCGCACCCGTTCCGCGCCGGGCGCGGCGGCCGCCGATGTCCCGGAGGTCGTTCATTTCGGCCCCTTCTCGTATCGCTTCGACCGCGGCGAGCTGCGGCGTGGCGACGAGGTGGTGCGCATCACCGAGCGGGAGCGCGAAATCCTGACCATCCTCGGCAGCCATGCGGGCGACAACGTGCCGCGAGAGGCTCTCGCCGGCAACGGTCTCGCGGCCAACGAGCGGACGGTGGATGTTCAGATCAACAGGCTGCGCCGCAAGATCGAGACCGATCCCGCCAATCCGATCTTCCTCCAGACGGTGCGGGGGATCGGCTATCGCCTCGTGATCGATCGATGA
- a CDS encoding MarR family winged helix-turn-helix transcriptional regulator encodes MVPDAIPALKAQQSGKETGNDILSEQPAYDLIELFFFAYRDFVSDPDRILDEYGFGRAHHRVLHFVSRQPGLTIAELLDILRITKQSLNRVLKELIEKDFIESRMGTSDRRQRLLFATPQGHDLALKLAKLQTRRIMRALSEMEPEVKEAVSRYLLRLIDPDDRSHVKQLVFGSGKT; translated from the coding sequence ATGGTGCCAGACGCAATTCCGGCTTTGAAAGCTCAGCAATCCGGCAAGGAAACGGGCAACGACATCCTGTCCGAGCAGCCGGCCTACGACCTCATCGAGCTGTTCTTCTTCGCCTATCGCGACTTCGTCAGCGATCCGGACAGGATCCTGGACGAATACGGCTTCGGGCGCGCCCATCACCGGGTTCTCCATTTCGTCAGCCGGCAGCCCGGCCTGACGATCGCGGAACTCCTGGACATCCTGCGGATCACGAAGCAAAGCCTCAACCGCGTACTGAAGGAGCTCATCGAGAAGGATTTCATCGAAAGCCGGATGGGCACCTCGGACCGTCGCCAGCGGCTGCTCTTCGCCACCCCCCAGGGCCACGATCTGGCCTTGAAGCTCGCCAAGCTGCAGACCCGCCGCATCATGCGGGCCCTGTCCGAGATGGAGCCCGAGGTCAAGGAAGCGGTCAGCCGCTATCTCCTTCGCCTCATCGATCCGGACGACAGGAGCCATGTGAAGCAGCTCGTATTCGGCTCGGGCAAAACCTGA